The DNA region CACGGCTCGGGTTCGAGGACGAGCTGCGCGCCGACGGCCGCGGCCTGGTCGGCCAGCACGGCCCAGTCCTCGGCCATCGTGATCGGTGAAGCGCCGGGCAACGTCGTGTCGGCACGAGCGATCACCTGCCAGGCGCGGAGCGCGGCGGCGGCCTCGAGGACCACCCCGCGGTCGGCGGCGTCGTCGTCGGTCCGGCTCGTGCACGTCCACCAGCGGTCGAGCGGCCCCAACTGGACCCAGACGATCCCCGCACCGTCGAGCATGCGGCGGAGTTCGGCGAAGCCCGTCGTCGCACGCACCTCGTGCAGGTCGTCGAGTGACAACGAGAGTCCGGCGAACCCAGCGGCACCGACCGCGTGGACGCGTTCGGTGATGGGCTCGTCGCCCGCCCACGTCCACGACACCGCCAGCAGATCGTGTTCCATCACGGCCGTACCTCCGTCATCCCGGAGCAGCTGCAGACGCCCGTCGCGATGGTCCTGCCCCGTGTGTGTGACGCCGCGATCCCCACCTGGCGTCGCACCAGGGATACCCGGCGTGTCTGCGAGCCCTCCCAGCGGCGCGTCACACTGCGGAAACGCCGGTCAGACGATGCGGGTGCGGACCGTGCCGATGCCGGCGATCGTGCCGACGACGAGTTGTCCGCGTTCCAGGGCCCCGACCCCCTCGGGCGTCCCCGTCATGAGCAGGTCCCCGGGGGCGAGCGTCACCGACCGCGACAGCGCCGCGATCGTCTCGGCCACCGACCAGATCTGCTCCGCCAGGTCACCGACCTGCCGTCGTTCGCCGTCGACGACGAGCTCGATCACACCGGCCGTCGGGTCGATGCCCTGCGCCGGGACGATCGCGCCGATCGGTGCCGAGGCGTCGAACCCCTTCGCCGTGTCCCAGGGCCGACCGAGGCGCTTGGCCTCGGCCTGGAGGTCGCGTCGGGTGAGGTCGATGCCCACCGCGTAGCCCCAGACGTGGGTGAGCGCGTCGTCGACGCCGATGTCCGCGCCGCCGGTGCCGATCGCGACGACCAGTTCGACCTCGTGCTCGAGCTGGGTCGTCCGCGGCGGGTACGGGGTGTCCGCGTCGTCGACGACGACGGCGTCCGCCGGTTTGGTGAAGAAGAACGGCGGCTCGCGGTCCGGGTCGTGCCCCATCTCGCGTGCGTGCGCCGCGTAGTTCCGCCCCACGCAGAAGACGCGTCGGACGGGGAAGCGTGCGCCCGTGGTCGTGGGGACGGTCGGGAGGCTCGGGGCCGGGATGACGAGGTCGGTCACGGTCTCAGCGTGGCAGGCTCGCAGGGCGTCGGTTCAGCTCTCACCGAAGGACGCCTCGTACTTGAGCTTCCGCGCGCGGGCGCGCTCCTGCCGTTCGCGCCACTCGATCCGCAGTTGCGCAAGTTCCTCTTCAGCGCCTTCCGCGCGCATGAGCGGCGCGTAGTGGGGGCTCGCAAGCAGCCGTGGGGTCGTCAGCTCTCGGTTGTCGAGCAAGCGCTTGAATGCCTCATCGGTGAGCGTCGAGATCATCAGCGTTCTCCTTCCGGCTGTTCGTGCGTGTGTGGTCGCGGCGCTTCAGACCCCGCGAGCGCCCGGGACATCCAGGTGTCGTCGTCGGTCGTCCATGTCCTGGTGACGAGCGCCGCGGACATCAGGGCGGCTGCGGCTCGTTTGCCTTCGTCGTCCGAGGTCGCGCGGTCGGCGACCCACGACCAACGCTGCCACCAGAGATCCCGGTGCCCCAAGAACTCGGTATTTCGCCGCCCGGCCCGCCCGTCGACGACCGACACGACCAACGCGCCGACGGCCACGAGAGCCCCGACCACCGACACGACCGCACTCGTCAACGCGACGTCCATGTGGACCACCCTGACGCCACATGACCGGCCACGCGGCGGGCGTGTCCGGTCTCCTGTGGACGGTGATCCGGGCCTCCCGGCCTGTGCAGGAGGGATCAGGCAGACGGGTCCTGCGGCCACCCCGAGAACTCCCACCCGTCGACGGACGGGTGGTCCTCGCCCCGTGAGTAGGCGTACTCGCGGGCCGCGTCCCGTGCGGTGGACAGCCGGTCGAGCAACTCGGCGTGTGCGCCCGCGTCCACCCGGGTCAGCGCGTCGTGGGCCAGCGAGAACCGGTCCATCTCGCTGAGCATCAGCATGTCGAACGGCGACGTGGTGGTGCCGCGCTCGAGGAACCCGTGCACGTGCAGGTCGTCGTGGCCGTTGCGGCGGTACGTCAGCTGGTGCACGAGCGACGGGTAGCCGTGGAACGCGAACACCGTCGGGGTCCCGGGCAGGAAGAGCGCGTCGTACTGCTCGTCGGGGATCGCGTGCTCGTGCTTCCGGTGGTCACCGAGGGCGAGCAGGTCGACGACGTTGACGACCCGGACGCCGACCCCGGGGGCGTGCTGCCGGATGATGTCCGCGGCGGCGACCGCCTCGATCGTGGGGACGTCCCCGGCGCAGGCGAGGACGACGTCGACGCGTCCGACGGTCTGCTCGGTGCCAGCCCAGTCCCAGACCCCGAGACCTGCGTCCGCGTGGGCGACGGCGTCCTCGAGGGACAGGAAGACGGGCTCGGGGTGCTTCCCGGCGACGATCACCTCGATGCGGTCGGTGGTCTCGAAGGCATGTGCCGCGACGGCGAGCAGGGTGTTGGCGTCGGCGGGCAACTTGATCCGCACCAGGTCCTGCTGCTTGGACGCGACGACGTCGAGGAACCCGGGGTCCTGGTGGGAGAACCCGTTGTGGTCCTGCCGCCAGACGTGCGACGACAGCAGGATCGACAGGTTCGACACGGGCGCACGCCAGTCGATGTCGGTCGAGGACTCCAACCACTTGGCGTACTGCCCGACCATCGAGTCGATGATGTGGGCGAACGCCTCGTAGGTGTTCAGGAGCCCGTGCCGGCCGGAGAGGACGTAGCCCTCGAGCATGCCCTCCAGCAGGTGCTCGGACAGCACCTCGGTCACGCGTCCACGGGCAGCGAGGTGCTCGTCGCCGACCGCGCGTTGTGCCCGCCACACGCGCGAGGTGACGTCGAAGACCGCGTCGAGCTTGTTCGAGATCGTCTCGTC from Curtobacterium sp. MCJR17_020 includes:
- a CDS encoding fumarylacetoacetate hydrolase family protein, which translates into the protein MTDLVIPAPSLPTVPTTTGARFPVRRVFCVGRNYAAHAREMGHDPDREPPFFFTKPADAVVVDDADTPYPPRTTQLEHEVELVVAIGTGGADIGVDDALTHVWGYAVGIDLTRRDLQAEAKRLGRPWDTAKGFDASAPIGAIVPAQGIDPTAGVIELVVDGERRQVGDLAEQIWSVAETIAALSRSVTLAPGDLLMTGTPEGVGALERGQLVVGTIAGIGTVRTRIV